The Candidatus Cloacimonadota bacterium sequence AAAGAAATTTAGAGGAAAAAATTCTGTATCTGCAAATATAGAATATTTTCCACTTGGCGAACTAGTTCGATATTTGCCGTTTTTTCCTGAATTCTGATTAGAGCAAACTGAAAATAACACGAAACAAAAAACATGAATGACTTAGTAAATGGAAAGAATTTAGATGAACTTCTTCAATTAGGAGAGGGTCAGTATATAGAATTCAAAGAATCTCCTGATAAAAGCCTCTCCAAAGAAATCGTTGCATTTGCTAATGCTTCGGGTGGAATTGTGTATCTTGGTGTATCTGATGTTGGAAAAATGAAGGGTATAACTATTACAAACAAGCTGAAATCCAGGATTCAGGATATTGCTCATAATTGTGATCCATCTATAATATTAGTGTTAACAGAAGTTAAAAATATTTTAGCTATAGAAATAAGAGAAGGAAATAATAAACCTTATTCTTGCTCATCTGGTTTCTTTATGAGAATGGGAGCAAACTCGCAAAAAATGAGTAGAAATGAGATTTTAGCACTCGCTATAAGATCCGGTAAAATTCGCTTTGATGAAC is a genomic window containing:
- a CDS encoding putative DNA binding domain-containing protein gives rise to the protein MNDLVNGKNLDELLQLGEGQYIEFKESPDKSLSKEIVAFANASGGIVYLGVSDVGKMKGITITNKLKSRIQDIAHNCDPSIILVLTEVKNILAIEIREGNNKPYSCSSGFFMRMGANSQKMSRNEILALAIRSGKIRFDEQICPNFDWRDFDEDKFEYYLKLANISNSLPRNEILKNLRILTNEGFTNAGVLYFAKKPYKYIISSK